The Novipirellula galeiformis nucleotide sequence CTCGGCGCACGGTTTCGGCGACCTCGTGTCGATCGGTACGGGCATCATCAAACGTCACCAGGACAATCTCGTGACCGCGCGTGGAAAGCCGCGAAGCGAGTGCCGCCATCACACGCTCGGCGCCCCCGCCGCTAAGAGAATGGATAATACAAACGATTTTCACGGCGAAGCGTCACTCAAGGTAGATGGTTTGAAGTTGCCCAATCGCTGTTTTCCAAAGAAAACCACACCCCGACGCGTCAGCGAGGGACCGAGCCAGGCATGTTGATTTAATCATAGTCACCTTTCGTTCCGCGAAAGCGACGTCCTGTCACCCCGCTTTCGCGGAGAGGCTGTGAATTGATTTCCGTGAGCGACTCCGTGAGCGACAAGGCGTCAGCCCCTCATCCAACGACCGCTCTCCGATGAAATGCCCAACCGGTCAAGTTCCCAGCCCTGCGGCGAACGACGACCTTATTTTGTTTGGAGCGACTGAATCAACACGCTGGCACACTTCGGGGTTATGAAAAACGCGGAACCTCAAAAGTAGGGCGGCGATTAGACGCGTGATTCCGGTGGTCCGGGGTCGCGAGGATTTAACGATTTGTAGGAATGAATCAGTTGAAAGGGGGGCCCCAGGCGATTAGCGTAGGGATTGTGAGCAAACGCGGGATTGTACCGCGCCAAGGCTGCCAAGGGCCAAGGGCTGCACAGGCCAAGAACGCACACGCTAAGAGTGCGTGAAGAACCTGTCCTTCTCCTCTGCGAGCGTCGCAGATCCGTGGCGCCGGTCCTAGCCCTCCATCCTGTTCCGCTGAGGTTTTCGATGAAAAGTATTCTTGTCGCCGTTGTGTTCGTTTTCACCGCCGCTGTCTCCACATCGGGAACCGCCTCCGCCCAGTTTCCTGGCGGTTACGGAATGTTTCCGTTTGGAGGATACGGATTCTACAGCCCTTACGGATCGCATTACGGAACGACGCTCCGTACGCCGCCCTACTTTGCCACCAATCCGCCCGTTTACTACGGCGCTCGCCACACCCGCCCCTACGGGATCAGTCCCTTTGCGGCACCACCGATGGTCAATGCCCCGGCGAATTATCGCAGCCGTTTGGACACCGATTCGGTAGCACCACCTCCATCGTTGGGTGCTCCGATGTGGAACCCGTGCGTCACGTACTCGCAATCGGTCAAACCGGCTGCCCATACGAAGGATCCCGTGACGATGGGACCAGTACGAGAAAACCCCTACTTCACCGACCACGACGACGCCGACAAACTGGCTAAGAAGTAGTCGACCGCCCGGTCCGCTTCCCGATTGCAAACTGATTGCCTGTGGTGCGTCAGGCTGTATCGAAGCAGGCTGTATCAATGCCGACGGATCAATGCCGACGGATCAATGCCGACGGATCAATGCCGACGGGGAGCGGAGTCTCACGCGGCACCAGACCGAGTGTTCCGTTTCGCAAACCGCACCATCGAGCCTGAGATCGTGCCGGATCACCGAAGCCACGAAAGCCGACCATGGCGGCCTCATTGATCGCCAGTACGGCAAGGCAATTTGCCGAATCTAACGGCACCTCTTCGATCACGGCGAAGGCCCTAGAGATACCCTCGGGCGAACCGGGCCGCCGTTGCCCCTCTTAAATTCTCAGGCCAATCTTTGGCCCCGTTTGCAAACATCACCCGCTAGGGCCATCCCATTCGCAAACCGCGATATTCGCCCGCAGGAATCAGAATCGAAGACCGGCAGAAAGTTGAGTGACTCCACTCTCTAGAATTCGAGTTATCGTTTCATGCCAGCCAGCCCCGATTACCATCTCAGAGAGCTCTTGCTGGACGCATCCGCGACCTTGTTCACACATATCTATTACTCGCGATCGATCAGACAATTCCAACGTTGCATCGAAAACCTCATCAAGATTGAACTACTACAACAGTTGAATGACGTCCCCTGGAATTTTGCATCAGTAATGGATACCAGAAAAAACTCGTTCTCCGCGGCGACAGTAGGGGATTTCGATTAAACGGGCAAAAGGCCGCCGCCACATGACGCCAAACGACTTTGCGTTGCGGTGAAATGAAGCTGACGCGATCATTTTCATTCCAGCGAAGCCGGCAGCCACTGGATCCGTTACAGAACATTGCCCTGAGGCCATTTGAAAATAGCCGGCAACCACAAAACACGGAAGACAAAGGCTTTCGAGAGACGAAGTTTCTACAGCGGAAATGAGACGCTCCCATCATTTTGGCAAAGGTCTGAGGAGACACAGCTCAACTGTGAGTCGAGTTATTACCCGCGAGCTTCGCCCCGATGTAAACCGGAGTCGCGAAACGGCTGAATTCAGACGATCAACGATTACGACATCGCCCGATGATTAATGCTCTGAAATGAACGAATGCGACTACAGAACTTTAAAAAGATAGCCGCTGAAATTGACGCGGTGAGATAGTAGAAACCATAGAACATGTTCAAGAAACAGATAATGGGACAGACTAGCACAACGGTGTATAGGTACAAATAAAGAGGAACTAGCACGGCGTCTCGCTTGGCAAAATTGTAAACAAATACAAACGAAACACCGATCGACAACGTCACCAGTACACTGGCGAAACCGAAGTCGAAAAAGAGCGGACCAAACAGAGTTGAATAGATATAGGTGCGTGGCGGAACCTCCGCGGTTGCCTTCGCATCATAATGAATATCGCTAAAGTACGAGCTAAATTTTGCCACAAGGGAAAACGTGAATTTTCCGTGTTGGTATTCGGAACTATCAAAGTTTTCAATGGCAAACAAATATTCAGGAACGGCGTGTACAACATACGCTTGGATCACGGACCAGTCGTAGAACGTTGCTCGAAGCGAGTCTGGCATTGCGCTGTGCCTAGCAACGGATCGATAGTTGGGGCTCATTACTAGCAGGTCAGTAAAACGCCCCGCTTCAACTGCGGCCTCCGTTGATGCCCCCATATACTCGAGGCGATAACTTAACATTCGCGTGGAAAATACGAAAAGCGCAAACGCCACTAGGGTCGCCGCTAGCATCGTTCTTTTTCGCAGTCGAATTCCGGAATAGTAAGATGCGAGCGCAGCCAGAATCGTGACTGAAAACACCGCTCCACGTTTGCCGAGCATGACCGCATTCAGTGGCGCAACCAGACATGCAAGTATGGATAGGATGATAGCAACTTTCCAGATTTGCTTAGCACTTGGTTTAGCGGACTGATGCAGGGCCAATGAGATTATCAGCGTTGGAAACGCCAAGGGGTAAAGCAATGACGACACAAGGCCCGCCATTGACGAACTGATTTCCGAGTTCTGCTCGTATAGCTCATTTACATTAGACGTTACGGAAAACCCACGAGCGACGAAGAGGTCATAGCACTTTAGAATCGTCCCAAGAAGTGCTAACCCTATCAGCAGCCAAACGCCAAGCTGCAAGAACCACGAGTCGGTTGGGATGCCGGAGCCTATCTGAGATCGCTGCTTGGCGCCGTAACGGCTGAAGCGATAAAGGATTGCGGGAAGCGAGATCGCAATGATGTTTAGAAACAGGAAAAACCAAGTTTGGTAGTCGTATTCAAGGGCGAACGAGAAGGGGCTTGTCAGATGAAAGAACCCGAATACGGCAGCGGAAATCAGGCAGGCTGACAATGGAGTGGGGAGCTGCAGGTTCGATCCGTCGCCGGTTGCCGCTGTGCTCATTTTATCCTCACGCCAGTGGATTAAGATCGGAAGCAGTTGTTCACTATTTGTCATTCGGCTGATCTCGGTAGCGCTGCGCAATTTTGCGTCCAGGATTGCCCCGTATGACCGAAAAAGCCTCGATGTTATCCGTGACAATCGATCCCGCCGTAATGACTGCATCGGTTTCAATCGTTAACCCCGGCCCCACAAACGCCATGCATCCCACCCACACTCCGTCGCGAATGGTAATTGGGGCATTGCGATAACTCATTGCAGGATCCCGATAGTCGTGGTTCCCCGCACAGATAGTTGCTCGTTGCGAAACGCAGCAATGATTGCCAATCGCAACCGGCTCAAAATTAATGATGCAAACTTCTTCGCCAATCCAGGTGCAGTCCCCAATTTTCAGTTTCCAAGGAAAGTGGACGTTGACTCGAGGTTTGATATAGACATCGCGACCAATCTCAGCCCCAAACAGTCGAAGGCACGCTACTTTAAACCTAGAGGGCCAAGGAAGCGGTGACAGGAAGACAAAGCATTTTAGGACGCACCAAATCAAGAATGCAAAGGTACTTGCACCACGCGTAAAGTTCTTGCTTCGATCAAATTGGTCATTACGGACTCGGCTCTCAGCCATCATAAATTTCTCGGCGTGCGCGTTAGCGGTGGGCATTTGCGAAGGGTGATGTTCGTGCATGATGAGCGTCCCTATCGCAAATATTTAGCCAAAGTATCCTCAAGCGCATTTAGCTGCACACAGGATGTTTCCAGCCCTGTTTCGTCAAACACGATGCGACGATCATCGATGTTGACGAAAATTACGGGGCGTCCATTTAACGCGAATTCGAGGCCAAGCGTCGAGAAGGCAGTGACAAAAACCAACGAATCTTTGTAGCGGTGGACACGATCCACGATGGCAATTTCGGCAACTCTCTTGCAAGCTGATTCAGACTCTCGGGGATGTGGGTAGACGATTAATTCGATGTGAAACTTTTTACAAACCCTACTGACGATCTCCAACATCATCCAATTTGCGGGACAGTCTTTCCCTTGAAATCCCAATGCGACGTGAGGAATCCCTCGCGATTGCCATGAGATTGATTTGCTCAGATCGCTTGCTTCGATAACAACATCTGGGTTGCCACTGAGATAGGTCTTAAAGCAGTGTTCGAATCTTTTGTCGAGCAAGTGGTAGCGATCAAAATACAGACGTCGCTGAATCTTCTTGAGCGGACGCAATTCCCAAGCACCGTGCTGGTGACCGGTAAATGACTCGACAAAGTTCTTGCGGCGAAGTTCGCTTAAAAGCACGACATACGGTTGAAAATGAGCCGCGACATGAAACGAGTGAACTCGGTGATGTTCCGACAAGAAATTGATGCAGGCGAGATCGAGAAGCGTCAACCGTGCCAGAGGACTCGTCGGTTTCAGGACGCGTGCCAGACCACGATATTGACGAACCAGTGCCACAACAACGGACGGTTGAATTGCTAACAGTCGAATCGACTTAGGCGAAGTACAAACACGGAATGATTCCGCCGTATCAAAACGGCTCAGTCGTGGATCGTGGATGTAATGACAGATCCGGCTTGGGGAGTCTTGGGTTTTGGCGGGAAGAGAGCAAGCCATCGCAAGGGTTCTCAGCACGAACTCAACAAGAGACCGCAGGTGACGGTTCTTGGCTTCAAGTTCTTCGCAAACTTCTGCGCATTCATTGACGATCGCGTGAAAATCAACATGATCCAAAGGGATTTGATCCTGGGCTAATGGTCTCGACGGTAAGTTTGACGATTCCTGCGCCTTTGAAGTCAGATGAAAGGCAATCAAGTTGACTAAAGCCGCTTGGCAAAGCATCCCTGCGACCATCGCAATGACCAATCCAATCTCGCCGTACCAAAGGCAGCCAAAATAGGAGACCGCGATCGTAACACTTCCCGCAATGATCGTGGAAGCAGCAAGTGATGAGGTTCGCTTCAATCCGCTGAGCGTATTGACGCCGATCAAGTAGGTGCAATGAAAAACATTGAACAAACAGAAGCATCCGAGCGTCAGTTTGCTGGGAATGTACTGAGCCGGTAACCAATCTGCGCCCCAATAGAGACACATGAAAGTCATTGCGTAAACGGCAACGATTACCGCTATCGCTAGAGCCATACAGCGGCGAAGAATCGCGATGGCTTGGGAATAGTCGTGTCTGCCAAATGCAGAATTGTATCTAGGAAGCCTTGCTTCCAATAACGCGACGGGGAAGCCCATCAACAGGGAAGCGATTGCAGAAAAAAGAGTGAACGAAGCCATCTCTTCCAAGGTTTGGCTAATCGTTCCAATCCAGCGTCCACTGGCATTAATTGCCCACAGTCCGATCAGATGCAACGATACGGGGATGGAGTAACCGAGCAATGACTTCAATAGCCCCGCTTCGGGTGCCGCCGAGAGAATGCGTCGAAAATCTCCATGCATTGCGATCAGAAACGCGCCGAGCAGCCCCGAGGCCATCGATGCGGAAATCACGATCAGCGGTTCTGTAGTTGTCCACAACAGAAATGGCAGGGCAATGAAAAAGGGGGCGCATGCATAGATGCATGCTGCAAGGGCAAAACGCACCGCTTGCCCTTTTACTCGCAGCAGCGAGAATGCAAATTCGCTCAGAATTGCGGCCAAGATTTGAAACGCGATACAGGATCTCAGCAGGATTGCCCCGTGAGTCAGTGGGTCTGAGGGGACGGCAATTTGCAGTGCTGCAAGTGTTAGCGAAAGCCCGATTCCCGCGATTGCAATCGTGGTTAATAGCGTGGTTCGAAATAGAGAATCGCGTTTTGCTCCTTGGGGGTGATCGAATGCAAGCCGCATCGGCGCGAACACGATACCAAGGCTGAGCATTGGCACAAGCAAGTTGACAGCAGCCAGCAGCATTCCATAGCGAGTAAAGTCCGCAGGCGAAACAAGTGCCAAAAGAACGGGGATCCAAACTGCGCTGCCAAATTTGCGCAGCACTGCAGCCGCGAGAAACGCAGCGGTCGAGCGGATATCCGAGCGTCCCCTGCTCGACGCCACCGACGCCGAACGGGGGTTCTGCGAATTCGCGGCTACATCGATTGGTGCTGGTTGAACCGAGGGGCTCATTATCGGCTCTCGATCAGAACTTCACAAATTTCCCGAACCGCGCCACTGCCGCCTGGTAGGGTTGCCACATAAGATGCAATCTGCCGGACCTGCTTGACTGCGTCTGCCGGGCACGCTGAAAACGCGGATCGTTGCATGATCTCAATATCGTTAAAATCATCTCCAATCATCGCGACGTTTGAGGGGCTCACATCGTGTTGATCACATAGCGTTGCCAAAAACGTCCCCTTGTCCATTACCCCCAGATGGATAGGGATGCCAATCTTCTTGGCTCGTGCTGCAGCCACCGCGGAGTTTTCTCGCGTGACAATGGCGACTTCGATTCCCTGGTTTCTTAACAGCGACAACCCATGGGCGTCTCGTGTGTTGAATTTCTTCAACGCTTCACCGTTGGCGTCATAATACATTCCGCCATCGGTTAACGTACCATCGACATCGCAGATGACTAACTGGATGCCTCGTAGTACTTCGACATAGTCACCTTCGAAAGCGCGGCGTCGAAGCAGTGATTCGCAAACCGCCCAATCATCCGGTTCATCGATTTCAAACGCGGTGCGGGGTTCCATTTCAAAGACACCGATTTTGCCTCCAAGACGGCATTGGTAATGTTCGAGGATTTCTCGACGCGTAATATAGAACGCACCGTTTTCTACCAACGTGCCTTTCCAGTCCTGGCGACGCGGACGGTGAACGGGATCGTAGTTGAGCGGTTTACCGTCGGGGCTCCACACAAATCGTTTTTCAATGACGCCCGTCACCATGCTGTCGTAGGCTTCGGAACGAAGCGTGCCAATTGCCCGATCCAAGTCGCTCGCGGTGGTCAACGGCGATGTGGCTTGGATCGTTACGAGCGTCTTGAAATCAATCCTATTTGCAAAATCGATCATCACGGATTCAGTGGAAGCCGTATTGGTCGCGTACTCAGCGGGACGGTCGACGATCTCAATAGGCAACTCAAAAGAGTTGACAATTTGCTTAATCTTTTCACTGTCCGTCGAAACGAAGACCCGGTCGATGAGCGAGCTCTCACAAGCCGCTTCAAGCGACCAGCGACAGAGCGGCTTTCCCGCGATTGGTTTGACGTTTTTGCCGGGAATTCCCTGCGATCCACCGCGAAGAGGAATCAGTGCAACGGTTGAATTAGCCATTCACTTTCCTCTTCAGCTTTTCGCGTTGGACTTTTTCAATCGGCAAAATTTCTTCCGATTTGTAGGTCAAGCCTTTGCCCACACTCCTGAGGTCACGCGCAAGACGTCGCATCCCGTCCGGTTCGAGACTGGCGGCATGGTCGGTGCCCCGCCAAGTTCGATCCAGCGTGAAGTGACGCTCAAATACAGTGGCGCCCAGCGCCAACGCCGCAATGTCCGCTGCGATTCCGAGGTGATGTCCCGAGAACCCCACGGCTTTAACGTTGGTTCCGTAATCCTCAATCAGTCGCCTAATTTCGTAGAGTCCGAGATCTTCGAACGGCACAGGGTAACCCGAGGTGCAGGCATAAATTACCAAGTCCTTTCCGCGACCCTTCTTCTCGTAGAATTCAACAATTTTGGATTCCTCCGCGCGAGTCGACATGCCCATCGAAACATGGATTTCACCGGCGAAGGAATCACACAAAAATCCCGCCATTTCAAAATCGACATTACAGGCCGAAGGGACCTTCAACAGCTTGGGAGACAGTTGCACCATTTCCTGCGCAGCGGTGAGATCCCAGACCGAGGTCGAATATTCCACCTCAAAGTGCTCGCACCACTCTTTCAACTGGCGATGTTGATTAACATCGAATTCGAGGAAGTCACGATGCTGACCGTAGGTTTCCCCGTAACTATTGTGGGGATTGGGGTGGGGGCGGTCATACTCTTGTGGCGACAACAATTCACGGTTGGTGCGTTTTTGGAACTTGATTACGTCGACTTGGCAAAAAACACTTGCCATTTTGATCAGCTCGTGAGCGATCTCCATCTCGCCTTTGTGATTGCACCCGACTTCAGCAATTAACATATCCGTTCCTGGCTGGGAGTAGTTTGAGAAGGGCTTGTCTATTCGTAAGAGCGCACCCCTGGAAAACCATCGACCTGAGATCGCTCGAAAGCGAAGCCTAATTGCCCGCAATCCGATGTTCAGGAAGATGCAGATCTGAGAATCGTTGTGATTGGCAGCAACAAGATAAGCGATGAAAACGGAACCGAAGTACGATCGAATATGTCGCTCATCCGTGCAAGCGATTCAACACGGTCTCGTAGCGATCAAGAGCAGCCTCACGCGTGTAGTAGACCGCTCGTGATAAGCAATTTGCAGAAAAGGTCTGCATTTTGAGATGGCTTAGTTCGGAGACACGACAGGGCAGCCGATCAATGTCTTCCCAACTACAGTGCAGACCGAGCCGATGTTCAATCGTTTCCTGCCCCAGAGGACTCGTAGCATCGGATATCACCAGCAACGGCGTGCCGATTGAGATCGCAGGGATCAACTTGCTCGGTATAAATGAAAAACCCGATCCAGGCTTTTCAGTCAGTACAAACAAGTCGGTTGCCGCGATGGCCGAAACAAATTCCTGATCATCCAAGAATCCCTTGAGTTCAAAACGGCGATCCGATTTTTCGTTAATCCATTGCCTCAGCTTATCCATCGCAGCGCCATCGCCGCGGATTTGAAACCGAAAATCAATTTCAGTCTCGTGGAGTGCACTGCAGAACTCGAGCAACCCTTGCTTGTGTCCGATGTTTCCACAGTAAAGTAAGTCGATCGTCTTTTTTGAGGCGTCTGCGACAAATACTTTTTCGTCATTTTTCAATGGTTTGTATTCGGAAATCAACCAATTCGAGCAGACGTCGATAGTTCGATCAGGCCCAATTAATTCCTCTAACCGTGATTGCATTGCGTTGCTAATCGTAGAGATTGCGTTACCGCGACGAAAAAGCCATCGTTGAAAGGATTGAGCAATCGATTGAAACACTCCAGGCTTTGATATCCCCGCTGCGATTGATGCGTCGGTTGGGATATCTTGAATATTGATCCACAGCAACTCGCGACGCAACAGCTTGCGTACAACGGCAAAGATGACGGCACCGAGAAGGGGGCAAAACACGATCGTGACATCACTTCGCGAACCACGAAACAGACTTCGGAACAATACGACCGCGAAGGACAACTCATAACACAACCTGGGGACCAATCGCGAGGGATTGCCTGGCACGTAAAGCCCATGCCGAACGACGTTCACTCCGTCGACCCTCTCAGGTTTCAACGCGAAGAAACCGTAATCCGATTTTTTTACCCACTCGGGGTAGTAGGGAAATGCAGTAAAGACTTCGACCTCATGGCCACGCTGGAGTAGACCTTTGGCCAAATCCGTGAATTGAGCAGCGCCACCACAGAAATCAGGAGCGAATAGATTGGATACGATGAGAATCTTCATGATTCGCTATTGGTTATTTGATAATCCGTCGGTGAAGCAATGTCGTCGGTAAAGTCAGTGAGACCGTATGCCTAATAAGCCCCATCGCTCTTAAGAACGGCATAGGGGGTCCGCACTAAGATCCAAATGTCTAGCCAAGGCGACCAATTTCTAGCGTAGAAACCGTCAAGCTTCACTCGCTCGGCATACGTCGTATCGTTGCGTCCCGAGACTTGCCATAACCCTGTTAATCCCGGCACCATATGCGAATAGGCGAAATAGCCTTCGGAATACTTCGCAATTTCGGCCTCGATAATAGGGCGCGGCCCCACTAGACTCATTTCACCTTTGACGATGTTCCATAACTGGGGGAATTCGTCAATGCTCCATTTGCGCAACAGGGTTCCGATGCCTCGAATGACGCGAGGATCGTCTCGAAGCTTATGATCGGCTTCCCATTCCGCCTTTAATTCGGGATGTTTCTGCAGATACTCCTGAAGCACATTTTCGGCATCGACTACCATACTACGAAATTTCCAGGCTCGAAACTTCTTGCCATGCTGCCCGACTCGCTCATGGCCAAAAAACACCGGCCCTGGATCACCTCTACGAATTAAGTAGCCGATCAAAAATGCGATGGGACACAGTAAAAGAATCGCGGGGACACAAATCGCCAAATCACAGAATCGCTTGAACAGCCTGGGAACCAATTTTAACAATGGCGAATTAAAATGTGTCGCGAACGTACAAGGAGATTGAAAGGGGTTGTTACAAAGCAGCGGCGATTTCATGGATTGAAAACTAACCACCGCTGGACACTGGAAGGCCAGACGCTCAATTACCCACGAAAGATCGGCTTCGCCTGAGGCAATGACGATCACCGGTGCGCGGTGTCGAATGGCAGTCTCGACCCCGTCGGTAATGGGGCCAGCGTAAAGCTCATCGGGCCCCCATCGCTTCTTTTGATCATCGGAATCACAACCATAGCCGATCGGTCGAAACCCCCAATTTAGGTTTTGAGACAGCTCTTGGCACGTTTGCAGAGCACTAAACCTGTCCCCCAACACTAACACCCGCAGTCCCCACCAAGTGGTCTTTGCTAACGCTCGGCGACCCATCCAACGAGCAAACGGCAACAGCACACATACCAGCGTCCCTGAGATGACGAACGAGGCAAACTCGTATCGCGGGAGTTCCCCGAACCAGGCGTTCAGTAACGCCAATAATATAAAGCTGCAGACGGTAGCGCGAGTCAGGCCTCGGAGTTCAAATACGTTACCGACACCGACCCCGGGATATAGCTGATGAAGCGATAAAAATAACCACTGCAGAACCAAAATTGCAGGAAGCTGGTTCCACGTCCCGGGATGAAAAGGCTGCCCGACGTAATAAATATCTACCAATAAAGCAGTCGTGACTAAGCAACTTGACGTAACCGCTAAATCAATCATTAGCAGGGGAATCCCTGTAATGAAGGACTGCATTGCGTACGCAACACTGAGGCGGCGACTCGGGCGCACCGCCGTATGAGCCCGCAAAATCTCCTCCACACTAGGCTTTTGCGAAACGGTGGCGTCAACCGTTGAAACCGCTTCCGTGACCGGCGTGTCGCAGTGCAGTTCAGGGGTATGTTCGATTTGCATAGACACCAGGCAAACTCGTTGGGGGAGGTCATCAACGTGGGGAATCAGTAGTTAAGTATTGCCCCATCGGAGGAAACAGGCCGGAAATGGATCATCCCGATCAATTAGAATGTCGCAGACTTTGCACTCTTTAACGAATCGATCGGCAATGCCGATTGTCGTGATCGAACAGCGCCTTTCGGTTGTTCCAACGAATACTCGCGGTAGTACCCGACATAGCTGTACTCTTCGCTTGAATAACCGTTGGAGTACCCATAGGTCCCCTGACCGCTCTTCTCGGTCGCATTGATAATCAACGCAGTCGGGGCGACATCGATTTCTTGCAAAATGCGAACCGCACGTTCGACAGGACGTCGTCCGTTTTTGCGAATGCGTACGGTCAGCATCACTGCGTCCACGATGGGCGCGATGATCGCCGGGTCCGCCACCGCAAGTAGCGGCGGTGCATCAACCAGCACCACATCAAAATGTCGCTCACAGTAGGCAAGCAACTTTGCCAACTGACCGGACTCAAGCAGTTCTGCAGGGCTATGTGTTCGCACACCATGCGGCATGATCGTCAAGTTTGCTACTTCCGATGGATGGAAGCAATCCTGCAGCTTGGACGTTTCGAGTAACGCATCACTTAGCCCTGGGCTAGCCTCGATCCCAAACAATCCACCGATGACAGGACGTCGCATATCCGCATCAATCAGCAACACCTTCTTGCCTGCTTGAGCGAACGAAATTGCAAGGTTCGAGATGGTCGTTGACTTTCCGTCTCCAGGGTGAGGGCTTGTCATCATCAACTTCGTCGCGCCCGATGCGCGGGTTTTGACCATCATGGATGTGCGTGCGACACGATACAGTTCGGACTCGGGCGAACGTGGCGTATGAAATGCAACCAGCGAGGGATCGAGCATCGTTTCTTTGCTTAGTTCCTTCTTGACTTTCTTCAAGTCGATGCGAGGAATGTGAGCAATTGCCGGGGCACCCAGCGTGTATTCCAGATCATGAGCGTCCCGGAACGTGGCGTCGAACATTTCGGAAGCCACGGCAAGCGAGCCACCAATGATCAACCCAAGGATCCCGCCGAGAGCTACGACAATAGGGATCTTAGGCCAAGCTGCTTCTTTTTCGATTTCGGGATGTGCCAGCAGGTCGGTGGAGAATCCAGCGTAGGATCCGGAAAGATTAATTTCTTGTAATCGCCGGATCACTTCGTCATAGCGAGCTTGTGCGCGAGTGAGTTGCGCTTTTAACGCGGCGCCTTTCAGAAAATCAGCTTCAACTCCTTTGGCGAGACGTAGCTCGTTGGCGGAATCAGAAATTAAGATCTGCTCGCGTTTTTCCAGCTCCGCAATGTCGTGCTCAAGTAGCATCGAGTACGTTGTCAGCATCTCCTTGGGATCAAGCTTGCGACCCTGTTTCGCCGTTGCCCTTGGTGCGTTGGCGGTGATGAATTCTTGAATGACTTGGATTTCTTTCTGCGTTGCCGCAACCAAGGGATGATTCGGACCGAAGTCTTCCGCCAGAGTGCGTTCGGTTTGTAGCAGTGACAACAGCCGAGTGTACTGAGCCCGAGCGGCTTCTTCTCGAGCGGGTTGTTCGGCTTGGAATTCCTCGCTCTGGGCCTCCCCACGAGTTACGTCCAAGAACAACTGCAACCGCTCCACTTCTTTTTGACTCAGCAATGCGAGATGTGCGGTATCGTTAGATTCAAGTAATTCAGGGCGATTCAAGTAAGTCCGAATCAACTCAAGTCGCGAGGTTTGTTGGGCCAAGTTGGAGCGAACTTCGTTGAGTTCC carries:
- a CDS encoding polysaccharide biosynthesis tyrosine autokinase — encoded protein: MIRRRWALIAFGFGFGIALSLLYQFTATKIYESKVEVLVGQRSSEMTSSGTASSAAASGDAIATDQLATHMQLFTSRRNLADAIENNGLEKLDSFQKAIKKNTHPIDHLLNNLDVQRGGKGSARDAMVIRATYSDPKAEDAAKVLQAVYESYRNYVESHGENSGEEAIVLIEAARKTHEDELAHADDEYRTFISSVPVLLEGDTVRDIHRDRLENLEKELNEVRSNLAQQTSRLELIRTYLNRPELLESNDTAHLALLSQKEVERLQLFLDVTRGEAQSEEFQAEQPAREEAARAQYTRLLSLLQTERTLAEDFGPNHPLVAATQKEIQVIQEFITANAPRATAKQGRKLDPKEMLTTYSMLLEHDIAELEKREQILISDSANELRLAKGVEADFLKGAALKAQLTRAQARYDEVIRRLQEINLSGSYAGFSTDLLAHPEIEKEAAWPKIPIVVALGGILGLIIGGSLAVASEMFDATFRDAHDLEYTLGAPAIAHIPRIDLKKVKKELSKETMLDPSLVAFHTPRSPESELYRVARTSMMVKTRASGATKLMMTSPHPGDGKSTTISNLAISFAQAGKKVLLIDADMRRPVIGGLFGIEASPGLSDALLETSKLQDCFHPSEVANLTIMPHGVRTHSPAELLESGQLAKLLAYCERHFDVVLVDAPPLLAVADPAIIAPIVDAVMLTVRIRKNGRRPVERAVRILQEIDVAPTALIINATEKSGQGTYGYSNGYSSEEYSYVGYYREYSLEQPKGAVRSRQSALPIDSLKSAKSATF